A genomic stretch from Erigeron canadensis isolate Cc75 chromosome 9, C_canadensis_v1, whole genome shotgun sequence includes:
- the LOC122582259 gene encoding glucose-induced degradation protein 4 homolog produces MPVRMVESPTPSNSSSGANHGHTCLQPCSLLSVGQAFSGTQNVSSPQKEEAWRVNVRIQGCDLNHGYLCGTMEALNVPMADTPVVTFWEGEIVDTKNYTFFTNKWKATSEVDIDHWTKFPSFSPLLSQVEVDGGKSLDLSNYQYIFMRWKEQYFVNVGADCGLTIAGFYYVCFSCVDGSINGYYYDPNSSPFQKLELKPTNEGRSGFSFSSYELQ; encoded by the exons atgcCTGTGCGAATGGTGGAATCCCCAACACCTTCTAATTCCTCTTCAG GTGCAAATCATGGACACACTTGTCTACAACCTTGTTCACTTTTAAGCGTTGGACAG GCATTTTCCGGGACTCAAAATGTTTCAAGTCCACAAAAAGAGGAAGCATGGAGAGTTAATGTGCGAATCCAAGGTTGTGACCTCAATCATGGATATTTGTGTGGCACCATGGAAGCTCTAAATGTCCCGATGGCAGATACACCA GTGGTCACTTTTTGGGAGGGAGAAATTGTTGATACTAAGAATTATACGTTCTTTACCAACAAATGGAAAGCAAC GTCAGAAGTCGACATAGATCATTGGACAAAATTTCCATCTTTCTCACCTCTTTTA AGCCAAGTTGAAGTTGATGGTGGCAAATCCTTGGATCTAAGCAACTATCAGTATATATTTATG AGGTGGAAAGAGCAATACTTTGTGAATGTTGGAGCTGATTGCGGATTGACTATAGCTGGCTTTTACTATGTTTGCTTTTCTTGTGTAGATGGTTCGATCAACGGATACTATTATGATCCAAATAGCAG CCCATTTCAGAAGCTTGAGCTGAAACCAACCAATGAAGGAAGATCTGGTTTCAGCTTCTCGTCCTATGAGTTGCAATAA
- the LOC122582140 gene encoding kxDL motif-containing protein 1 — MEKEEEAMRAAASQEVSSEFKTLIDSHDLDSLKQLQHLILGRLQDSNAVLSHFNDYSQQCFSEVSTHLSTNTRLLKSMKSDLDYIFLKLRGMKSKIKATYPDAFPDNSTIEALDRRPDLEVAL; from the exons AtggagaaagaagaagaagcgATGAGAGCAGCAGCATCCCAAGAGGTTTCATCGGAGTTCAAAACCCTAATCGATTCTCATGATTTGGATTCTCTCAAGCAATTGCAACACCTTAT ATTGGGGCGTCTGCAGGACAGCAATGCAGTTCTTTCACATTTCAACGACTATTCTCAGCAATGCTTTTCCGAGGTTTCCACCCATCTTTCTACCAATACCCGCCTCTTAAAATCCATGAAATCTGACTTAGATTATATCTTCCTTAAACTCAG AGGTATGAAATCCAAGATCAAAGCCACATATCCTGATGCATTCCCTGATAATTCAACTATAGAAGCTCTTGATAGAAGGCCGGATCTAGAAGTAGCACTGTGA